The Colletotrichum destructivum chromosome 7, complete sequence genome contains the following window.
GCGCGGCTACGTCGCCTAcatcgccggcatcctcatcaacgtcgtcgggttcgccggcgccatcggccgCGACGTGCCCGTGGCGGCCACCTACATCTACAACCTCAACTTCTTTGGCGGCTTCATCGTCTCGAGCAGCGTCTACTGGGGTCTCTGCAAGCTGTCGCCGATCCCGGCCTGCAGCGACAGGTGGATGGAGGTCGGagacgagatcgacgacgtccgcgTTGCCTACGGCGCCGACAGCCAGGATtttgacgaggaggccgtcacTGGTTACTCCAAGGGTATGGATGATGGAGCGAAGCGGATTTGAAAGGAGCCCGTatgagaggaagaggaggaggaggatggtgttgttgttgttgtgtgTTTGGATTTTCGATGATACCACTTGTGCAAAGATTTGTTGAGACTGTGAGATCATAGAAATATTTCTTTAGTGAAGAAGCAGCAAGGATATTTCTATACTTGATTTTACATGGAGATATAAGCTGTTGTGATTTGCGCTCGATGAGTGGTGATGAAAAGTGATGATGAGTGATGATGAGAGATGATGAGAACAACAGGCGTTCACCAAGCCCCCCCTGGGCTGCAGCTTGATCGCATGAAGAACCTGGTGTGGTCCTCTTCTCGTTGTCTTTTAGGTGGACATAGCTGTGTTCATCACAAAAAATGACACAGTACAATACCTCTTGGCGGAGGCACATCAAACCCCAAGTCGGCATAtatcctcatcctcctctctcACTCCCCCAGGCCTCTTCGACATCAACATGCCGCTGATCTACGGCGAGGGGCCCAAGGCCTTCCTGCGCCTGCAGGAGGAGATTTTCCGGCTGTTCGACAACCAGACCGTCTTCTGCTGGGCCTGGGACCCGGACGAGGTCTCGATGGTGGTCAGGGAAACAGATTGTTTCTATGACTGCATTGTTACGCCCAGAACGTGTCAAAATGAGGAATAAAGGCTAATGACTTATGGTATACGTCGAGGATACCTCTTCGAAAAGACATCATGTTTGTCGTGTCATAAATTCAACAAGTTGCAATGAGATCGGTCGATGATTTCGTCACTGAATGCCTCCTGGTAAGTTACACAAACGGGAAATATACGACTTGCTTACGAAAGACAGTTTTACTGAGGCGCAGCAGAAATACAGAGACAATCGAAGTATCAAGGTTGTGGAGAGCAGGACATGAAGGGTTCTTGATGAAGATGCCAGCAAACGAAGTAAATAAGTGTAGCAATACCACAAATTATAGTTGTACAATAGACCCCTTCTTCTAAATCCTGTTCTTTTATGACAGCTTCTTCTACACGTGAGATGAGTTTATTACCTGTCATGATGTCCCATGGAAGCACGGGTGATAGGGGTTGCATGTGTTGCTGAACCCAAAAAGTAACGTTTCTCACTTACACGGTTCCCAGGGCACCGTTGAGGCCTCCTTTCACCTGACGTTATCCATGTCTTGATTCATCTGCTCACACGTCTTTCCCCCATTTCATCCTCCCAGCTCGACACTACTACAAGACATCGACTCAAAACACAACCATGCGCGCCAgcaccctcctcgccctcgccgccccaGGCCTcaccttcgccctcgccctcgccctcgccgaaaGCAGCGACGAGTGCCTCCTCAACCTCGGGGCCTGGTTCGCCGGTAAGGGCCTCACGGaccagcccggcctcgacaccttcggcggcgtctgCAAGGGCACCCGCGTCCTCAAGGGCAAGTTCCAGCCCTTCGCGGCCCGCGACGAGTGGCTCCTCTACAGCTGCTGCCGGACCAGCGACGGCAGGTTCCCGTACGCGAGGTACCTCGCGCTGCAGAACTGCATCGCCTTCAACGATGTCGGAGGGGGAGCCTTTACCTGGCAAAAGACCATGAGGTGCGCACGCGTCCAACCCCTCATCCCCTTCACTCCCAAATCTgccgcgacgatgacgaggatgatgatgatgctgacATGAGACTACTACCAAACTAGCTTCCGACTCGCCGAGTCCTGCCCGGACTGCAAAGTCGTCGACGGGTCCCTGGCGGGCGCGCCCGGGGCCCACCTGCGCTGCACCTGCGCGGCGCCGAACCAGGCGCCCAAGACGTACGAGCTGTCCCTCGACGCGGACCGGtgggccgagggcgacgtccgCGGCGAGAAGATGAGCCGGTACCCGTGCGGGCTGAGCAACGGCATGATGGACTGCGGCTGGTCACGGTGCGTGCGGAAGTCATACGAGCACGGCTTCCCGCCGGGCCACTGGCACGGCCCGGGGTCTCCGGACGCGAACGACCCGAGGTAGATGTCGGTATGTTGCTTGTGCTTGGGTCCGGTGTTTCGCTGACGAAGGGGGTGTTCCAGGGTGGGCATTGGTGGAGGACATTGCTATCAGAGTTGCGTCCATTTCTGTCTAAGTTGGGTTTGGACTCGGGATGATCAGGGGACAGAGAGGTCGGGATCGTACAGATATCTAAACCCGCTCTTGATATCGGGATACACAAGTCCATGGATAGACTTCTTGACACAACCATGTCGAGACATGATAACAGATGACGAATGGTTCTCAGCGACCCGTGTAGACTCCGGCCTGGATTATAACACTTTCTTTGACTTTGAATAGTGCCCAACTCGCTGGTTGCTAATAAGAGAGTTAGTTGAGAACCCAGATGATTCCAGAAGTGAGAAGAACGTCTTAATTATGTCCAATCAACCCCAACCAGTCACTTCATCTCATAAAATATAGGAGTACGTTGAGCAAGACCATCAGTTTCGCCGACCTCACAACGACAAGTCGGCAGAGGACACAATAGAGAACCAACACCGTGAATTAATAGTGGTTGAATTGAAACTATAAGAGAGCTTGACAAATGAAACGTAAGATACTCAAGGAAATGCGGTATAACCATCCCTGTCCATCACTCCATTAGATTCCCCTTCAACAAAAGCAACGAAGCGTCCATCATCAAACAATGTCTGAAAGAAGCCAgcttttctccctctcggGTTCATTAaaccccctcttccccccccccctcccatcccatACTCTCACCGTCCTCAGTAGACGGCTTCCCACCCGATCTGCCGGAACCCAAGACGTCCCCACCtctccttggccggcgaCAGCAGatccctcttcttcttgggcgccgcagccgcgacctccgccgcctcgggctTGCCGAGATCCCACCGGATCGCCTCGGGCCACACGCGGcccgcctccttcttctcgtccgccgccgtccactCCTCGATCGGCGGCACGCTCAGCTTGCCGTACCCGCGGAGCCTCTCCAGGATCTCCCCGgcgccccggcccccgtcgccgccgcgcgtGGCCCAGCCGCACCGCCGCATGCCGTCCAGGTGGacgtccgccgcggcgcgCAGCCGCTCGTCCCTGTCGGAGCCGCGCGTGGCCGCGAggtgctcgtcgaggtcgcgcgCCACGTCGAGGTGCACGCGGCCCGCGTCCCGGAGGCGGTTGgcgtggcggaggaggtaCGTCAGCCGGTTGGAGAAGTAGAGCGCCGAGtggtccaggccgccgcgtGACTGCCGGAC
Protein-coding sequences here:
- a CDS encoding Putative Cyanovirin-N superfamily, whose amino-acid sequence is MRASTLLALAAPGLTFALALALAESSDECLLNLGAWFAGKGLTDQPGLDTFGGVCKGTRVLKGKFQPFAARDEWLLYSCCRTSDGRFPYARYLALQNCIAFNDVGGGAFTWQKTMSFRLAESCPDCKVVDGSLAGAPGAHLRCTCAAPNQAPKTYELSLDADRWAEGDVRGEKMSRYPCGLSNGMMDCGWSRCVRKSYEHGFPPGHWHGPGSPDANDPR